Proteins encoded by one window of Pelmatolapia mariae isolate MD_Pm_ZW linkage group LG14, Pm_UMD_F_2, whole genome shotgun sequence:
- the tada2a gene encoding transcriptional adapter 2-alpha, with protein MDRLASFANDPSDKPPCRGCSSYLTEPYIKCAECGPSPFLLCLQCFTRGFEYKKHQSDHKYEIMTSDFPVLEPGWTAQEEMALLEAVMDCGFGNWQDVAYQMRTKTKEECESHYMKNFINNPLFSSTLLSLRKAKDSRVAEGAIPFKPSDDPPRPTFDSVLSRDMAGYMPARADFMEEFDNYAEWDLKDIDFVDDDSDVLRALKLAVVDIYHSRLKERQRRKKIIRDHGLINLRKFQMLERCYPKEVQELYDVMRRFARVVGPIEHDKFIESHALEFELRREIRRLQEYRKAGIKSFCSAKVYERVKRMREDERRKRTMLCDVLQYIQDGRACQQWLSKQAAIDAGITPAVTTITVSATGRRSAPPLNLTGLPGTEKLNEREKELCQVVRLVPGAYLEYKQALLNECRRQGGLRLAQARALIKIDVNKTRKIYDFLIKEGYITKA; from the exons ATGGACCGCTTAGCATCTTTTGCAA ATGACCCCTCCGATAAACCGCCGTGCAGAGGTTGTTCATCGTATCTGACTGAGCCTTATATCAAATGTGCAGAATGTGGACCCTCACCTTTCCTGCTGTGCCTCCAG TGCTTCACCAGAGGATTTGAGTACAAGAAGCACCAGAGTGATCACAAATATGAAATCATG ACGTCAGATTTCCCCGTGCTGGAGCCTGGGTGGACGGCCCAGGAAGAGATGGCCCTGCTTGAAGCCGTCATGGACTGTGGCTTTGGAAATTG GCAAGATGTTGCGTATCAGATGCGCACTAAAACCAAAGAGGAGTGTGAGAGCCACTACATGAAGAATTTCATCAATAACCCACTGTTCTCCTCCACCCTGCTCAGCCTGCGGAAAGCAAAAGACTCACGTGTTGCAGAGGGCGCTATTCCTTTTAAAC CAAGCGACGATCCCCCTCGGCCCACATTTGACTCGGTGCTGTCTCGCGACATGGCTGGATACATGCCTGCCAGAGCCGACTTCATGGAG GAGTTTGACAACTATGCAGAATGGGATTTGAAAGATATTGACTTTGTGGATGATGATTCAGACGTCCTTCGTG cACTGAAGCTTGCAGTTGTTGATATTTATCATTCAAGATTAAAGGAGAGACAACGGAGGAAGAA GATAATCCGAGACCATGGATTGATCAACCTGCGGAAATTCCAGA TGCTGGAGCGATGCTACCCAAAGGAGGTGCAGGAGCTGTATGATGTCATGAGAAGATTTGCCAGAGTGGTTGGACCAATTGAACATGACAAATTCATCGAAAGTCACGCAC TGGAGTTTGAGCTGAGGAGAGAGATCCGCAGGCTGCAGGAGTACAGGAAAGCAGGGATCAAGTCTTTCTGCA GTGCCAAGGTGTACGAGCGGGTGAAGCGAATGCGTGAAGACGAGCGGAGGAAGAGGACCATGCTGTGTGACGTGCTGCAGTACATCCAGGATGGCAGAGCCTGTCAGCAGTGGCTCAGCAAACAGGCTGCAAT AGATGCTGGAATCACTCCAGCTGTCACAACAATCACAGTGTCAG CAACAGGTAGGCGGAGCGCCCCACCTCTCAACCTGACCGGACTGCCGGGAACAGAGAAGCTCAACGAGCGGGAGAAAGAG CTGTGTCAGGTGGTGCGGCTGGTACCGGGCGCCTACCTGGAGTACAAACAAGCTTTACTTAACGAGTGCAGACGGCAGGGCGGGCTGCGGCTGGCGCAGGCGCGGGCGCTGATCAAGATCGACGTCAACAAGACTCGCAAGATCTATGACTTCCTAATCAAAGAGGGTTACATCACCAAGGCGTAG